TGGAGTCGCATTCGGCGTATGACGGCAAACAAGCCTTCAATACTCTCGTGTCGGATGATCAAGCAGCCGCCGGCATGGCGATTGTGCCGATCATGCAGTACAATCATCGTCCGCAAGTGGCCGCGCCAACCGCGGGGCATGATGAGCAGGGCGATGAGTCGCCTGCGCCTCTGGTGCACGAGGAGAATCGGTTGCAAACGATTGCTGAGGCTTTTCAGGCAGCGCAGCCGATTTTAAGATTTGACCTGCATCAGCCGGCGACCGAATCGGAAAACGGGCAAAGCCCCTTGCTGGGATTTTTGTATCTCGCGTTTGACCAGCCCAAACATTTTACCGACGCCGAGCTTTCCGCGCTTCTTGCCATGGCGGAAATCGTCACGACCATTCTGGCTTTTTTGAAGTCGGAAGCGCAAGGCACGGACACACTCTCCTCACTCTCGGTTGGGTCTCAGGCTGTGCCTGGCGAGCAATTGCTCGAGTATCCCTTCTTAGAGGCCAAGAAGCATTGGATCAAAACGTTCGAGCGTGAATATTTGGGGCAGCAGCTTGCTAAATATTCCGGCAACATTTCCATGGTCGCACGCGCCGCCCGCATCAGCCGCTATACCGTCTATGCCCTGCTCAATAAGTTTCAGCTCTCGGCCAAGTCCTTCAAACGGAAGAAATCAAACGGTGCTCCTCGCGGCCCGGCGGGCATGAAAGAGACGCCGCACTTGTTGGAATCGAGCGTTACCACGAATGAGGATGAGCTGGCATAGTGGGGGCCTGTGCGCTGGTAGTGAACCAGCGCAAGCAAATTTGCCGCTCATTTCACTTCCACGGGATGCCTACGCACTTTAAGGCGGCTGATTCTACGCATCCGTTACCATTGATTTCTATATTTAGCCATGAAGATTGGCGCCAGTCGTCATATAACTGCGCGCGCCGATCACGAATGAGCGGTTAACGGAACAATCAAGCCGAACAAAACCTTTTGGACCGACTGAAAATCGGTTGCTCATATTATAACAAGATTAAGCGAATTCTAGCGTTTAGATAAAATGTACGGCTGTACCTTCGACCTCTATGTGGAATTAATTTAGCTGGGTTCACCGACTGTAACAAAGGGAGATAGCTTCGATGCCAGAGGCGACATTGGTTGGTCATCCTGTCACAGAAATGCCGCTTGCCGCAGGGCCGACCAACGGTACATCCACCTCGTCTCGCCGGGACCAGGCTTATCATCGCTATGATCAGATGTTACGTCATGGCGAGAACTTGGTCATGCCCAAAAAGACTCATACGCAAGACGGCTATCTTGGCGCGCGAACGTATTCGCCGCCTTATATGAAGAGGTTCGTGGGAAACGTCATCATTGCACCGTTTTTTTTATTCAGCTCTTTGCTGGTGATTTTGTGTGTTCCGGAAAAGCTGGTGAAGAAGATCACGGCGCCGTTTTCCGGCATCAATTGGTGGGAACAGTTCGGCAAGCGTTTGTTTGATTTCAGCATGGCCGTCCTGGGTTTTATCATGTCGTCAATACTCTTTTTTATCGTGCCGCTATTGATTCGCCTGGATTCGAAAGGTGGAATATTCTACGGACAGCAGCGCGTGGGCGTTAATCTGCGCCGGCGGGAGCGCCGGCAAGTTGCAATTGCCGTCACTCACGATCGCCGCGCCGGCGACCGCCGCAGGACGAATTTGTTCGGCCGCCCGTTTACGGTATACAAATTCCGTACGATGCGGCAGGATGCGGAAAAGCATAGCGGAGCGGTTTGGGCGCAAAAAAATGATCCGCGCATCACGCGCGTCGGCCGTATTTTGCGCTTCACGCATGTCGACGAGATTCCACAGTTTCTCAACGTGTTGCTGGGCGATATGAGCATGGTCGGCCCGCGCCCCGAGCGGCCCCAAATCATTCCGAATTTGGTGACGCAGGTGCCGGATTACACCGAACGCCTGGAAGTGAAACCGGGCATGACCGGCAACGCACAGATTTATTGTGGCTATGATGAAACCATTGACGATGTGCGCGAGAAAGTGCGATACGATTTGATGTATGTTAAAAACCATAATCTGAAGCAGGATATTGTGCTGCTGTGGAAAACGCTGTGGATGATTATACGCGGCAAGGAAGAAGCTGATTGATTCTGAGCATGGAGGTTCAACAAAATGTTCGCTAGCATGGGCTTGCCGTCTCGCGTGTTGAGTCGCAGGCTAGGGATAACAACGCTGCTAATGCTGTTAATGCTAGCCGGTATTGATCGCAGTCAGGCGCAAACGGAAGAGGTGGCGGAGCCGGCAGAAACTAAGCCGGAAAACTTCGCCCGCACCCAGATTTTGACCCGGCCCACGGGTGCTATTGTATTCTTGGAAGGCGAGTACGGCCTGGCGGGACGCGCGCCTTACACCGTCACCTATTTTTTGCGCGGCAATTATGAGATCAAAACCAAATTGCGCGGCTATGAGGATTGGTCGGCGGATTATTTTTTCAACGGGCGAGGCGCGGAGAAAATCTCAATCAAACTCTCGCCGAAAACGCGCTTAAAAGCGCTGCTGCGCTCGGCCGTCGTTCCCGGCATGGGCCAGGCCTATAGCGATCAGCGGGTCAAGGGGTTGGTCATCGGCGCCATGCAATTCACCTCGTTGGGCGTGTTTTTCATAGAGGAATTGCGCTATCGCGACAGCGTCGATGACTTTAACGCGGCATTGACGGCCTTTCAAAACGACGCCAACCAGCGAACGCGTCTGGATGCGGCGCAAGCGCGCTTGGACCGTCGCTATGAAACGCGGCAACGGTGGGCGATCATCACGGCCAGTATCTATATTTACAACCTGATCGATGTCATTGCATTTTTTCCCTCCTACCATCGAAATGGTTTGGATGTTAGCCTGACCGTTAGCCCGCCCACGGATTTCACCGATCAATCTGCCCAGGTGGGCGTTCGTGCCCAATTCTGATATTCAGTGACAAGACGTACTCGTCAAGGTAGGATACCATGAGATTGCAAGGAATCGTTCTGCGCATGCACGCGATGATCAAAACCTCCCTGTGCGCCGCCATCATCTTGTCGGGTTTGATGCTGGGATCATGTTCCAAAAAGCCAACCGGGCCGGACAATGCCGGTGATTTCCCGGTGGCCCCGACGGATCTTACAATCGCGTTGGGCGATCGCCAAATCAGTTTAGCCTGGCGCCTCACCAATCTCGCCAGAGTGAAAAGTTTTCGAATCTACCGGTTTGACAGCTCACAAGTCGCCCTGGCTTCGTCTAACCCCGGCGAGCGGCGTTTCATCTTGCTCGACACGACACGCGCGCAGACGTATGTTGACCGGACGGTCAAAAACGGCGTGACTTATTTTTATCAGATCAGCGCGGTATCGACGAAGGGCTACGAAGGGCCGCGTTCCACGGAAATCTCCGGCAAGCCGAACGTGTTCGGCATTCGCATTGCCGGCGGTGTGACGGCCACGAGGAACACGACGATTACGCTCAATCTCACCGCGCCCTCCACCACAGTGTTGATGAAAGTGAGCAATGATACCTCATTCTCGCGCATTTCCTGGCAGCCGTTTCAAGCAACCGTAAATTGGACGTTGACGCCGGGCGATGGCCAGAAGATTGTTTATGTCAAGCTGCGCGATCGCGACGGCAGCGAAAGCAACGCCCTTGCCAGCGATCCGATCATCCTGGATACCACAGCTCTGATCACGAATGTGACCGAGAATACCGGCGGCGTGGCCAAGCAAAGCGGCGAGACCATTCATTTCAGGTTGACCGCGAATGAGCCGGATGGGCGCGCGGTGATCGATATTGTCAATGCCGTACAGGATATTTTGTTATTCGACGACGGCACCAACAACGACAAAGTCGCAAATGACGGCATTTACGAAGGTGACTTCCGCATCCCCGGCGACATTGAAATCGCCCAGGCGAAAATCCGCGGCCGTTTCACCGATCGCGTCGGCAACGTCGCAACTGCATTCACGGCGGCAACGCAGGTGACGATCCTCAAGGCGCCCGATCCCGTATTTCTATTCGCGCCGGCCACAACCGGCAGCCAGGGCAACATTTTGCGGTTAACGTGGAGCGTATCTCAAGAGGCTGATTTCTCCAATTACGCGATTTACCGCAGCCGCACCAAAAATTTTAACCCCAACGCCAGCTCCTTGATCGACCATGTCACGGTGCAGCAAACGACATCTTACAATGATGCCAATCTGCAGCCGGGCGTCACGTACTATTATCAAGTTGTCGTGAATGATGTGGCGGGTTTGAGCAGCACGCCGAGCAATGAAGTGGAAGGCAAAATCAGCCCGGATGTTCCGCCCTCGGCGGTAACGCTGAACACGCCGTTATTGGTCGGCGACGGCACGAATCAAGTGCAGCTTACCTGGTCGCAAAGCAGCGATCGTGATTTCGCCAGTTATCGCATTTACCGCTCCGCCACGCCGCGCGTTGATTCGCTCTCGACCCTGGTGGCCTCCGTT
This genomic stretch from Cytophagia bacterium CHB2 harbors:
- a CDS encoding PEGA domain-containing protein, which translates into the protein MFASMGLPSRVLSRRLGITTLLMLLMLAGIDRSQAQTEEVAEPAETKPENFARTQILTRPTGAIVFLEGEYGLAGRAPYTVTYFLRGNYEIKTKLRGYEDWSADYFFNGRGAEKISIKLSPKTRLKALLRSAVVPGMGQAYSDQRVKGLVIGAMQFTSLGVFFIEELRYRDSVDDFNAALTAFQNDANQRTRLDAAQARLDRRYETRQRWAIITASIYIYNLIDVIAFFPSYHRNGLDVSLTVSPPTDFTDQSAQVGVRAQF